The region CCCTGCGTGGACGTCGCGCGCGCGATGGAAAGACATTGTCCCGGCGCGTGGCTCCTCAACTACACCAACCCCCTCACCAAGCTGTGCGAGGCCCAGTCCCGGCTCACGGACGTGCGCGTGGTGGGTCTCTGCCACGGCGTCTTTCACGGCATCGAGCAGATGGCCCGCATCCTCGGCGTCCCAACCGGACAGCTCGACGCCCGCGCCAGCGGCATCAACCACTTTACCTGGTTCGAGTCGGTGCACGACCGCGAAACCGGCGAGGACCTGTATCCCCGCTTGAAGAAGCGCGAGCGCGAGGCCCATCTGCTGCACGACTGGGACGAGATCGCCCTCAGCCGCATCCTCTTCCGCATCTTCGGCCGGTTCCCCAGCCCGGGAGCCAACCACATCGGCGAGTATCTGGGATGGGCGCAGGAATTCCTCGGCAGCAGCGTCGTGCAGTTCTTCTACGACCCCGTCGAGGGCGCGCCCTGGGAGACCGGCGAGGTGCCGACCTGGATCTACAACCTCGCAGACCATCCCACCGACATGCCCGCGTTTCCGGGCGGACCGGTGCCCCGCATGAAGCCGACCCGGGAGCAGAGGGCAGCGGCGGCCGAGGCGCGGGCGGCGCGCGCGGAAGCAGAATCCGGCAACGCAGAGGGAGCCTCGGGGCGCGCGCATGAGGGATCCGGGAACGACGCCGGCGGACTGGACTTCCCCGGCCCTCTGACCCCCTCCGGCGAATTGGCCGTCCCGCTCCTGGAGGGCATCCTCTGCGGCGTCGACACCTATCTCGACGCGGTCAACATCCCGAACCAGGGCCACGTCCCCGGCCTCCCCGACGGCTCCGTCGTCGAAGTACCGGCGCGCGTGGACGCACGCGGGCTCCATCCGCGGAGCATGAAGCGCCTCCCCGAGGGGATCCTGTCCTTGCTGCGTACCCAGACCAGCATCCACCAGCTCCTCGTTGACGCCTTCGACACAGGCTCACGAGCGACGCTGCTCCAGGCGCTGATGCTCGATCCCACGACCCATTCCTATCGTGCCGCGGTCAACGTCATCAACGAGATGTTCCGCGTGCAGGGCGATGTGCTGCCGGAGATGGAATGGTAGCGGACGGGCGGACGATGAATCGGGACTCCGCGGGGGCGGATTTTTCGGGGGACCTTCCGGGCGGAGGCATGGCACCGTGACCAGGAGGCGGCCTCCCTATCGGCGCAGCCTTCATCACGACGTCGCCGTGGTCCGCACCTTCAGCTACCGCTACCAGGGCGAAGTGGCGCGCGCCGTCCTCGATGCGGCGGGAATCCCCTGCATGCTGCAGGTCGACGATTCCGGAGGCTCCGAGATCGGCATGGCGTTCGCGAACCCGGCCCGGCTGCTGGTCAGAGTAGAAGATCTGGAGCAGGCGGAAGAGCTGCTGGAGTGAGGAGCAAGCCATGACGGCGCCGACCGAACGCAGACCCGGTCCCGCCCACGTTCTCACGCTCGAGCGCCTGATCGATGCCGCGGTCGACAACGTCTGGCGCTGCTGGACCGAGCCGGAGCTTCTGGAGCAGTGGTTCTGCCCGAAGCCCTGGTACGTCACCGACGCCTGCATCGAACTCGAACCCGGGGGCGAGTTCTCACTCGTGATGAACGGTCCGGACGGCGAGAGGTTCGAGGAGATGGGGGTCGTGCTTGAAGTCAAGCCGATGCGCCGGCTGAAGACCACCGACGCCTTCGTGCCCGGCTGGATCCCGAGCGGACGCGCCTTCATGGTCTCGGAGGTACTCCTGGAGGATGCGGGCGATGGCCGGACCCGCTACACCGCGAACGCGATGCACTGGGATGAGGAAGCACTCAGGGAGCACGAGCGGATGGGCTTCCACGAGGGCTGGGGCATGGCCGCCGACCAGCTGGAGGCGCTCGCCGGATCGCTTTGAGGTCGGTCGGCGGGGCGTCTACCCCCAACCGGGAGGGCATCTGCCGTACGCGACGGGCGTCTCGCCCGCACCCGACGAATGTCTGCCGCGCGGGACGGTCTACCGCACCGGGCGGGCGTACCAGCCCCCCCAAGCGGCCTTCCAGCGCCGGAAGAGCGCTATGAAGAGCGGGTTGGTCCAGACCAGTGTCTTCCACAGAGGCCACTCGTCGAACCGGCGACTGGAGGGTTTCACGCGCGGCGCACGGATCAGCCGGACCGTCCCCCGCGTCTTCCTGGCGAGCCTCCTCAGCCTGCCGTAGAAGTCGGTGTCCTCGCCCATCCAGACATCCTCCGGGTAGCCTCCCACTTCTTCGAACGCGGACCTGCGGCAGAACTGGGTGGCCCCCTGCACCAGCGGGATCACCGCGGCAAGCACCCGCCACGCCCGCAGATGCAGACGGACGAGGAGACGCCGGGGATGGTGCTCGGTGTCCACGCCGCCGCCGAGGCATCGCGGATCGAGCATGGTCTCGTGGATGACGTCGAGGAGGGTGCGCCGGATGTGAACGTCGGCGTCCACGAACACCAGCACCTCGCCCAACGCATGGCGCGCCCCCGTGTTGCGCGCGCGACCGATGCTCCGGACGGGCTCGTGAACGACGGTCGCGCCCCGGTCCCGTGCGACGGCAGCGGTGTCGTCCGTGCTGCCGTTGTCGACGACGATGGTTTCGACGTCTACGCCGGATCGCGCGCGGACGTGATCCGCCGCGGTCCGGATGGAGTCGAGGGTGGCCGGGAGCCATGCCTCTTCGTCATGTGCGGGGACGATCACCGAGATCATGTTGCTCTCGTCGCCAGCTCCTGGAAATCCCTCGGCCACAGCTCCGGCCCACCTGACGACTATTACGGCACCGAAGTCGCGCAGGTCCAGCGTGGCGATGGCGCGGGCCGGGTCGAATCAGCGAATCGGCACCCGGATCCAGATCTGATGGGTCAGCACGGTGACATCCTGTAGAGTCAGCGCGCCCCGGGGCGCGGCGATGAAGTCCGGGGACGACGGGGCCGCAAGCGCCATGTCCTCCTGGACGAAGAAGTCATCGATGCCCGGAAAGCCGGTGCCCGAGGTGATGCGAGTGCTCGAGTGCAGCTCGAAGTCGCTGGTGCGAAACTGGACCCCGAAGGAGGGCGTCCACTCGGTCCACGCCTCGTCCTGATCGCGCGAAGTGGCTTCGACATGGTCGTCCTGCTCCAGGTGATAGGCGTAGGACCGCGCCTCCAGACCCAACTGGAAGCCGAACCTGTCGTAGCGCTGTGAGATCCCGGACCGGAGCACGACGTTCGAAAAGGTGAAGTGGTTCTCGATCGTCATGTCGCCGATTTCGAGGACGCCCCTGGGCGTTTCCATGCGGCTATCGGCCTCCTGCCAGGTGTGGCTCCAGATGGGCTGGTAGGCGACGTCGATGCCGAAGGAGGTCGACTTCAGGTGGCGCCCGATGCCGAACCCCATTTCATAGGCCCAGGTCGTTCCCGGGTCGCGCGGGATGTTCTGGATCTCGTAGTTGGGGATCTTGGGATGCGATTTGTGGTTCGCGGTCAGGGTCGCGCCGATGCTCCATCCTTCTGCCCCCAGCTTCCGGTCCCACTCGAGGTGCCCGCCCAGGGTGCGGGTCCTGTCCTCGTTGAGCTCCTCCCGGAACTCGAACGTGGGTTCCCAGGTGATGGTGTCCCGGGCGACGATGTCGGCGTAGTGCACCTCATGCTCCATCGAAACCCGGTTGTGGATCAGCGTGAAGCCGACGCGGTCCCGTTCTCCATCACGGAAGACGCCCGCGCGCAGGTCGGTGACCGCGCCCTGCTGGTCGATGCGGTCGGCTCCCGCGTAGAGCTGGTCCACGCCGGTCATCATGTTCAGACCCGCCCGGAAAACGGCGAGCCCCACCGACCAGTCCGATTCGGCCAGCTTCCGCCCGATGGCCGCGCGCCCGTACAGGTTGCGCGCCGACCGCTCCGACAGGCGGTTGAACGGACCCGGCCAGAAGCCGTCGAAGAACGGCCCGAAGCGGCCCCGCTCGCTACCGCTCAGCTGCTGGAGCGCCACCGATGCCCCTCCGAACCAGTCGCCGTCCCGCAGGAGGCCCGTGAAGGGGAACGTCTTTCCCCCGCCGCCTTCGTCGGACACACCGAAGAAGGTCGGGGCTCCGATGATGACAGGCTCGTCGATGAACACACCCTTCGCAGGATTCGACCACAGGTCGGCGACCGAGTCGTCCACGGCGATGGTCGTGCCGGCCATGCCCAGAGTTTCCGACGGCACCGTGAGAAACTGGTCGCCGCTCGCGACCGGGACCGTGCGGATGGGGATGAGCTGGGCACTGAGGGGAGAGAAGGTCAGAAGGGAGGCAATCAGGACGGCGATGGACGCCGGGATGCGATGCTGGGGCTTGCTGGTCGTATTCTGAGACATTTTTTTCGGCCACGTTCTTGATGGATGGATCAGCCCGCGGATGAACCGCGGCATTCATCTGGAGAGCGACCGGGAAGCCCGGTTTGTGACGGATGACCGATGGCGAGACGCCACCATCCGCCGACGACCCCCACGGCGGCGAACGCGAGGATGTAAGGGTGGGGCGTCAGAACGTGATCGCGACCCCGATCACGGGCAGGAAGGGACGCTCCGCGAGCGGGGTCAGGGAATCCGCGCGCCAGGGTTGGAAGGCGTAGAAGAGGGCGTCGCGGCGTTGCAGGGCGTTGAGCACGCGCAGATAGGGGCGGACGCTCCAGTCATGCCCGCCCCACTGGGCGGTCAGCCGGGCGTGCAGTTCAAAGTCGAGTCGGAGAAAGGCGTCGTCCAGTCCTTCCAGAAGGGGTGAGTCGATGGCGACGGGAGGCTGGGGCGGGGTTGTAGTGGGCTCCAGCGGTGCGGTGGGCGCGGCCGCCTCCTGGTCCAGGCCAAAAGAGCGGAAGGGAATGGCGGTGTACGGAAGGCCGGCCCCGTAGGCCAGGCGGAATTCCCCGCGCACGGGTCCCCAGAGCTCGCTCGCCACCCCCGCGGTGAGCAGGTGGCGGCCTGCGAAGTCGCGGCTGTACCCGGACAGGTCGCGGTCGGACCAGAACCAGGAGAGTCCGTATCCGAGCCAGATCACCTCGCGCTCTCCGGCGCTGCTCAGGCGGAGATCCACCCCGGAACTGCGGATCGATGCGCCTCCGCTCGAGCTCGATGCCGCCGCCAAACCCTCGTACCCCTTCCAGTAGCCGTGCAGCCCGAGGCGCACGCGCCCGGCGAGTAGCTGGTCGAGCGAAACGACGACGTGGTCTGCCCGGGCCACAGGGAGAAGCTGGGGCGCGGACAGGTCGGAGGCCACGACCTCCTGGAGCGTGCGCTCGACCTCCACGTCCGGGGTGCGCGTGGGTTGGTGGTAGCGTCCGACTGCCACGCTCAGGAGCGCGCGGGGATCGAAGGCCCAGGCGAGACGGGCACGGGGCGCCAGGGCCAGTTCGCCATCCGGGAAGAGGTCGGCGCGCACGCCAGCGCGCAGCGTGACCTCCGGCGCGAGCAGGCGAACGGCGTCGATGTGGAGCCCGGTGGTGGTGTGGGTGGCGTTCGCCGTTGTGCTCGCACCGGCGGCTGGAGCGCGCGCGCCGTACTCCGCCTCGATGGAATTGTGGGACAGGCCGACAACGGTGCGCGCGGCACCCCCTCCCCATTCCACCTCGGCAAGCAGCCGAACACGCCGGTTGGCGCCGGTCGCAAGCAGCGGGGCGGCCGCGGGCACCGAGTCAGTACTCGCCGGCTGGAGGGGGAGCGAGGCGTCGTAGTCGCTGGCGGCCGCCAGCGCGCGCACGCGGGCACCTCCGGCGGCGCCTTCGTAGCTGAGCGAGAGAGCGCGGTTCGACCAGGTGGCATCGTCGGGCGCGGCTTCGTAGTCGAGCAGCACCGCTTCGGAATTGCGGAAGGCGGTAACTCCTACGCGATGGTCGTCGCCGGGCTCGTACTCCGCCGCGAGCAGAAGATCGGAGTATCCGTAGGGACGGTCGCCCCCCAGCGGTCCCGATCCGACATCGTGGAGCCCGCGCGCCGAGGCGAGGAACCCGCCCCGTGCGCCCAGCGGCCCCTCGAACGCGCCCGACGCGGTGAGCAGATCGAGCGCCGCCGAGGCGCGCACCCGGTCGCGGCGGGGCGAGCGCGTGCGGAGGTCGAGGATGTGGGTCAGGCCGCCGTCGTAGCGCGCGGGGGCCCCGCCCCGGTGGAGCGCGGCGGCTCCCAGCAACGCCGGCTCGAATCCGGGCATCAGGCCCGCCACGTGAAACGGGGTGTACACCGGCGCTCCGTCGAGCAGGACGAGCTTCATGTCGGCGGTGGAGCCCCTCAGGTAGAGCACGTCGGTGGCGCTGGCGGGATCGTTGCCGGGAAGCGCGCGCACCGCCGCGGCCAGCGCCGGGTCCCCCACCCCCGGGGTCAGGTCGAGCGCCTGGATCTCCAGTTCCGGGATGGGCCGTGGTCGTCCGGGCTCGCCCTCGCCGGTGCTCTCTCCGATCAGCCGGTCGGCCCGGACCTCCACCGGGTCGAGGCGCAGCGGCCGGCCGGTGAGCTCCAGGTCGACGCCCACGGACGCGCCGGCAGCCAGGGTGACTTCGACCGCGATCGCCTCGTAGCCGGGATGGCGCACGCGCAAGGTGACCACACCGGACCGAAGTCCGCCCAGGAAGTACCGGCCATTCTCGCCCGCCTGCACCCACCGCCGGCCCGCCGGCGTCTCGACCGCCAGCAGCGCGTGCGGGAGTACGCCGATGCGCTCCCGGAAGACCCCGGTGATTGTTCCGTGCAGAGAAGCGTCCGCACTGTCGGGAGCGGCCTGCGGGCTGGCGAGGGCGGGACTCACCGCGACGGCGAACGCCGCAACCGCCAGCCGCGCGAGGCGGCTGCCTTTGCAACGCCGACCCACCGGCAAACCACCGCGCACGTCCGCCCGCGCAGGCCCGGCCGCGACCACGCGGACCCTCGTCAATTCGGCACCTGGAACGTCACCAGGCTCTCCCCGACGGCCGCCGTGGCCGGTCCCGGCACTTCCATCCCGACCGCGTCGACAACGAGATAGGTCGCCCCGTTCACGATCAGCGTGGCCGGCACCACTCCATCCGGCAGCTCCACCGTGACCGGGCCCGCCACGACGGCGGCCCGTACCTCCCCGCTCCCGTAGGAAAACTCGCTGCCGGTCGCCGCCAGCACCCCGACGGCCCGACCGGCGACCCGGCGGACATCGATGACGGTGCCGGGCACGACGTTCTCCAAGTGCACGAGCACCGGCCCGCTCACAACCTCCATTCGGCCCCCGACCTGGCCGGCCGGCTCGGGCGCAGGGGCGATCGGCGTGGCCAGCGGCGACCCACCCGAGAAGACCCGCGGGATCCACCCGTTGAACGGGCCGGGAAGCGCGGAGAGCGCCCCCGCTGCGATGAGCACCAGTACGGCTGCGCGGCCGAGCCAGCGCACCGACCAGACGCTCCGGCGTGCCCGCGTTCGCGGTCCCGCATCCCGGAGCCCAGGGTCGATGGGCACCACCCGGACTCCGGTGCCCGCCGTCCCATCCGAACGCCCGCGCTCGATGGACACCACCTGAGTCCCTGCGCCCGCAGCCACATCCGAACGCCCGCGCCCCTCGGGGATCTCTGCCCGCCCTTCCATCCTCCGCGGCACCGTCAGCGCCGCCAGCGCCTGTTCGACGGCCTCGGCGCGCGACCGGGCATCCTCCAGGGCCCGCGCACAGGCGCCGCACTCGTCGATGTGGGCCAGCACCTCGTCCGCAACCGGCTCCCGGTCGCGCACCGCGAGAATCATGTCCTCGGTCAGGTGGATCATCGCCGCGCATCCTCCTCGGGCCTTGTCAATAGCTCCAGAAAACGGCGCTCGGCCCTGGCCAGCAACGTGCCCACCGACCCGGGCGCGATGCCGACCTTCCCGGCGATCTCGCGATAGCTGAACCCCGAGTAGCGGAGCATCAGGATTTCCCGGCTTCGATCAGGCATCTCTCCCAGCACCTCGCGTACTCGTTGCCGCTCCTGCTCGCGCTCCAGAGCCCGGTCCGCCTGCTCCGGCTCGGCCTCGGACACCGGATTGGAGACCAGCAGCCGCTGTCGGTTGCCGGCCACCTTTTCCCCATCGAGGATGAGGTGCCGGGCAGTCGTGAACAGCCACGCCGCGGGATCGGCGGGAGGCGCATCGGCGTCCCGCCGCCAGAGCCGCACCATCGCTTCCTGCACGATGTCCTCCGCCGCATCCGGATCTCCGCACCGGTACGTGCAGTAGCGCAGCAGCTTCGGCTTCAGCTGGTCGAAGACGTCGCAAAAGGCCTCTGGCTCCACCCGAGCCCGCTCTCTGTTATGGAGTGTTGTCGTCCAGGAAACGACCGGGACGTGGAAAATGTGACGGATCAGCCCGACGCTCAGCCTCTTCATACCAGCGCTCGCCCGCCACCGTGCCCCGACCGCTTGCGGAAAACCCCTGGAGGGTAGAGCGTTGAGGTCGGTTCCGGGACACCTCCGGGCGCACGCGCGCGGGGCGGACGCAGAGGTCTGGCACGGGCTGGGTGAACGAGGACGAAACGGGAAACGATGACGATCTCTCGCACGCGGGCCGCCCACTCCCCGCCCTGCAGCCTCCCCTTCGCAACATCCCTGGCTGCCGCGGTTTTCGCGGCTCTGCTCGCCCCGTCAGCACTCCACGGCCAGACTCCGACGTCCGAACCGGGCCCTTCGGCTGACGACTCCCGTACCACGCCCATCCTCATCCCCCGCATCAGCGGCCCCATCGAGCTGGACGGCATCGTGGACGAGCCGGCGTGGGACGACCTGGAGCCTCTGCCTTTCACGGTGTTCAGTCCCACCTACGGGGCGCCGCCCACCGAGACCACCGAAGTGCGGATCGCCCACGACGACGAATACGTCTACGTGTCCGGCCGGCTCTACGACTCCGAGCCGGAGGCCGTCCGCACCAACACCTTCTACCGCGACCGCTACAGCGGCGACGATGGGCTCGCCGTCATCTTCGACAGCTACAACGACTTCGAGACCGGTGTCTGGTTCGTCACCAACCCCGCGGGAAACCGCATCGACCGCACGGTCTTCAACGATGCCCAGGTCGTGCCGCGCGCCGGGATGCCGTCGAACGAGGACTGGAACTCGTATTGGGACGTCGTCACCAGCCAGAACGAGGAGGGCTGGTTCGCGGAGTTCCGTATCCCCTTCGCCACCCTCGGCTTCCAGGTCGAAGGCGACGAAGTGACGATGGGGTTCATCTTCTACCGGATCATCGCGCGCAAGAATGAACGCCACACCTTCCCGGACATCGATCCGCGCTGGGGCGGGATCGCCTTCGCCAAGCCCTCGCAGGCGCAGCGCGTCCTGCTGCGGGGCGTGCAGCAGTCCACGCCCGTCTACGTGACGCCCTATGTACTGGGCGGAGTGCGGCAGACGCCGCAGCTCGTGGATGGTCCCGGCGGACCGGAGTCCGCGTGGGAAACCGACCGCGAAGGGTCCCGGGAAGTCGGGCTCGACATCAGGTACGCCCCGACGTCGAATCTCTCGCTGAACGTCACCGCGAACACGGACTTTGCGCAGGTGGAAGCGGACAGCGTCCAGGTCAACATCGAACGCTTCGCGCTGTTCGTCCCGGAGAAACGCCAGTTCTTTCAGGAGCGCTCCGCGACCTTCGACTTTAACACCGGCGGCCCCTTCAACCGCCTCTTCTACAGCAGGAAGATCGGACTCGACGCGGGCGACATCGTCAGGATCTACGGGGGGGCGCGCGCGGTGGGGCGCGTAGGGGGCACCGACTACGGGCTCCTGAACATGCAGACGGCGGCGCACGGGGAGCGTTCGTCGGAGAACATGGGCGTGCTGCGGCTGCGGCAGCAGGTGCTGAACTCCTATTCCAACGTGGGCGCGATGGTCACCACCCGGCTCGGGAGCTACGGGGGCGACAACATCGCGTACGGGCTGGACGCGTCGCTGCGGCCGACCGGCGACGAATACGCGCTCCTGCAGTGGGCGCAGACATTCGACGAGGGGACGGCGGACGCGGGCGGCCTGGAGACGGGACTGCTGAGAGCGCGCTGGGAGCGGCGCCGCGACGTGGGCTTCACCTACTCGTTCGACGCCGTCCGGGTGGGATCCGACTACAACCCGGGCCTCGGGTTCCAGCGCCGCAAGGCCTACAACTTCATCGGCGGCGATCTGGCATACGGGCAGTTCCTGGACGATCCCGAGACGTTGTTCCGATCGCAGGGCGTGAGGCTGACCGCGCGGCAGTTCACCCGCAACTCCGACCGCACCGCGGAGACCCGGCTCGTGAATCCCAGGCTGGAGGCCCAGTTCAGAAGCGGCGGGCGTGTGGACGTGGGGCTGGAATCGCAGTACGAGAGCGTGCGCGAGCCCTTCCCGATCGCCGAGGTGGTGGTGCCGGCGGGCGACTACTGGTTCCACGAGGTGAAGGCGAACCTCGACCTCGGCCGCACCGCCAGCTTCCGGGGCCGGTACAGCGTCTCGGCGGGAAGCTTCTACGACGGCAGCCGCGTCAGCATGTCGGTCGGGCCGGTCTGGAACCTGTCCCGCTATCTGGAGATGGCGGCGGTGTATTCCCTCAACCGGATCGACTTCTCAGAGCGCGACATGGCCACCACCGCGCACATTGCGCAGCTCAAGCTCGAGGTGGCGCTCAACACGCACTTCGCCGTGAGCGCCTACGCCCAGTACAACGGCGTCGACGACCTGACCAGCATCAACTCGCGCCTCCGCTATCACTTCCGCGAGGGCACCGACCTCTGGATCGTCTATAACGAGGGACTGCTCACCGAGCGCGACGCCAACCTGATCCCGCGGACGCCGCTGTCGACGGGCCGGTCGATCTCGCTGAAGTACTCGCAGACGTTCGCGTGGTGAGGGGGCTCCTGATGCGCCCGCGCCCTTCAAGCACGGGTTGACGAGAAGCACGATTGACGAGCCCAAGGCGAGCCTTGGGGCGTCCGGTTGGCTAACGGACCCCTCCCTTCAGTTCTTTCTTGGCGGGGGAGGGGGAGGTGGATTCTTCGGGGGTGGCCATCCGCCCTGGCGCTTCTCAGGGGCCGGCTTGGGAGGCGGATGACCCTGGGGATCAGGTTGTGGCTGGGACACCAGGAGCGGCCTCCTGCTCGTAGTAGGCGTAGGTCGCTTGCTCCGCGGCGTCGAGCACGCGTTGGTTGATCTTGTCCTGGGGACTCCGGACCGTGATCGCGTCGGCCTTTCGCGTCAATTCGGTCCATCGGCTCTGGACCTCGGGGACCGCGGCCATTTCGTCCTCGACACGTTGCCAGAGGCCGGTCCATTCCGTATGCAGATCGGCGAACTGCTGGTGCCGGAACAGTGCCTCGATAATCCTGTTCTGACTGTGCGCTATCGTGCTGATGGCAAGCACCACTCCCGCCAGCGATACCAACACCTCCAGCCATGCAGGCGCACCCAGGCCATCGAGGTGTGGGCCCACGAATGCGACGAAGCATCCCAGCGTCGTAAGCATCGACGCCCGGCGCGTGAGGACTCCAGCCAGTTCACCGTAGTAGCGCCGCAGTCGATCGGCGTTGACACGCCCTTCCCATACGTGCGTGCGCAGTTGGTCGGGTATCCGTGTTGCGTCCGCCATGACTCCTCCTTGGCTCGGGAACGCGCGACCATCGTGGATCCTTCTGACGGTATCCATGGACGCTGAACGCCGTCAACCGAAGTGACTTCAGTTGTTGCAGATGTCTACAAGATGGTCCCAACGGGACATGCGAGCACCAGACATCAACTCCGGAGATTGCGTCCTCAGCCGCTCTTCGCCCCCAACGCCCCGGCCAGCACCGCTGCCGCATGCACCGCCTCGCGGCCGCTGCCGTGCGCGATCTGGCTCCGGCAACTGGTGCCGTCGGCGACAACCAGGGCGTCTGCGG is a window of Gammaproteobacteria bacterium DNA encoding:
- a CDS encoding SRPBCC family protein; translation: MTAPTERRPGPAHVLTLERLIDAAVDNVWRCWTEPELLEQWFCPKPWYVTDACIELEPGGEFSLVMNGPDGERFEEMGVVLEVKPMRRLKTTDAFVPGWIPSGRAFMVSEVLLEDAGDGRTRYTANAMHWDEEALREHERMGFHEGWGMAADQLEALAGSL
- a CDS encoding DUF5916 domain-containing protein — protein: MTISRTRAAHSPPCSLPFATSLAAAVFAALLAPSALHGQTPTSEPGPSADDSRTTPILIPRISGPIELDGIVDEPAWDDLEPLPFTVFSPTYGAPPTETTEVRIAHDDEYVYVSGRLYDSEPEAVRTNTFYRDRYSGDDGLAVIFDSYNDFETGVWFVTNPAGNRIDRTVFNDAQVVPRAGMPSNEDWNSYWDVVTSQNEEGWFAEFRIPFATLGFQVEGDEVTMGFIFYRIIARKNERHTFPDIDPRWGGIAFAKPSQAQRVLLRGVQQSTPVYVTPYVLGGVRQTPQLVDGPGGPESAWETDREGSREVGLDIRYAPTSNLSLNVTANTDFAQVEADSVQVNIERFALFVPEKRQFFQERSATFDFNTGGPFNRLFYSRKIGLDAGDIVRIYGGARAVGRVGGTDYGLLNMQTAAHGERSSENMGVLRLRQQVLNSYSNVGAMVTTRLGSYGGDNIAYGLDASLRPTGDEYALLQWAQTFDEGTADAGGLETGLLRARWERRRDVGFTYSFDAVRVGSDYNPGLGFQRRKAYNFIGGDLAYGQFLDDPETLFRSQGVRLTARQFTRNSDRTAETRLVNPRLEAQFRSGGRVDVGLESQYESVREPFPIAEVVVPAGDYWFHEVKANLDLGRTASFRGRYSVSAGSFYDGSRVSMSVGPVWNLSRYLEMAAVYSLNRIDFSERDMATTAHIAQLKLEVALNTHFAVSAYAQYNGVDDLTSINSRLRYHFREGTDLWIVYNEGLLTERDANLIPRTPLSTGRSISLKYSQTFAW
- a CDS encoding TonB-dependent receptor — translated: MTRVRVVAAGPARADVRGGLPVGRRCKGSRLARLAVAAFAVAVSPALASPQAAPDSADASLHGTITGVFRERIGVLPHALLAVETPAGRRWVQAGENGRYFLGGLRSGVVTLRVRHPGYEAIAVEVTLAAGASVGVDLELTGRPLRLDPVEVRADRLIGESTGEGEPGRPRPIPELEIQALDLTPGVGDPALAAAVRALPGNDPASATDVLYLRGSTADMKLVLLDGAPVYTPFHVAGLMPGFEPALLGAAALHRGGAPARYDGGLTHILDLRTRSPRRDRVRASAALDLLTASGAFEGPLGARGGFLASARGLHDVGSGPLGGDRPYGYSDLLLAAEYEPGDDHRVGVTAFRNSEAVLLDYEAAPDDATWSNRALSLSYEGAAGGARVRALAAASDYDASLPLQPASTDSVPAAAPLLATGANRRVRLLAEVEWGGGAARTVVGLSHNSIEAEYGARAPAAGASTTANATHTTTGLHIDAVRLLAPEVTLRAGVRADLFPDGELALAPRARLAWAFDPRALLSVAVGRYHQPTRTPDVEVERTLQEVVASDLSAPQLLPVARADHVVVSLDQLLAGRVRLGLHGYWKGYEGLAAASSSSGGASIRSSGVDLRLSSAGEREVIWLGYGLSWFWSDRDLSGYSRDFAGRHLLTAGVASELWGPVRGEFRLAYGAGLPYTAIPFRSFGLDQEAAAPTAPLEPTTTPPQPPVAIDSPLLEGLDDAFLRLDFELHARLTAQWGGHDWSVRPYLRVLNALQRRDALFYAFQPWRADSLTPLAERPFLPVIGVAITF
- a CDS encoding DUF2007 domain-containing protein → MTRRRPPYRRSLHHDVAVVRTFSYRYQGEVARAVLDAAGIPCMLQVDDSGGSEIGMAFANPARLLVRVEDLEQAEELLE
- a CDS encoding glycosyltransferase, yielding MISVIVPAHDEEAWLPATLDSIRTAADHVRARSGVDVETIVVDNGSTDDTAAVARDRGATVVHEPVRSIGRARNTGARHALGEVLVFVDADVHIRRTLLDVIHETMLDPRCLGGGVDTEHHPRRLLVRLHLRAWRVLAAVIPLVQGATQFCRRSAFEEVGGYPEDVWMGEDTDFYGRLRRLARKTRGTVRLIRAPRVKPSSRRFDEWPLWKTLVWTNPLFIALFRRWKAAWGGWYARPVR
- a CDS encoding sigma-70 family RNA polymerase sigma factor; protein product: MKRLSVGLIRHIFHVPVVSWTTTLHNRERARVEPEAFCDVFDQLKPKLLRYCTYRCGDPDAAEDIVQEAMVRLWRRDADAPPADPAAWLFTTARHLILDGEKVAGNRQRLLVSNPVSEAEPEQADRALEREQERQRVREVLGEMPDRSREILMLRYSGFSYREIAGKVGIAPGSVGTLLARAERRFLELLTRPEEDARR